The window GGGCACAGTGGGCGCTGGCTGCTCAGGAGGGGCGGACTCCGAGTGCCCCTCCTGGGAAGTGGATGTTTCGGCTGTTGCGCCATATGGGTctaaataaaaaggcaaatgttaACTGTAATTTAAGTACGTTCCATTTTTAAGGGGCACACACATTTGCAATAAATGAAATGGATCCGTAAAATCTCTGGTGTATACTTTTGGTTCGCTACACCGAATGCATTTGACAATGAAATATAGGTATGCTATATGtaccaaagtaaaaacaaacGAGAAATTGGTTACCTTCGTCGCAATCCTGTAAATCGGAGTCTCCCACAGCAGAAGATACTACTCCAGAGAGTAAAGTGTCACCCATAATTGAGGCAACTCTCTGCTCAAAGGGTGTAAGTTCATCGACCCCTTTACCACTGCCTGTCCTGCCCACACTTTGTCGGTGCGCAGCAGTTCTCCGTTTAACGTCCACCTTTATATCAGACCATTTCTTTTTAAGCTCATTTACAGTGCGACTTTCAGATCCCACTGCATTGACGGCTTCAgccaaactctcccactcatattttttccttttgttattaATTCCAGAGGACAACgttccaaataaaatatgttttctagTCTCTACCTCCGATAGTAGCACCTCCAATTCACTTTCAGTAAAGTTTCGTTTCTTGCCGCTTGCCTTAGCCATTTTCTTACTGCTATCTTTTGCCAAAGTGGACTCATTaccatatttaaattgatttaattaggGGAGGAGACTGGGTGGGGCGTTGTGCTCGTGCATGTGCGCTCAATTTTACGTTAATTGGGATGTACAAAGAGAATATGCGTGGAATCCTTCGTACGCAGAGATtcatacatctgtttttttttgtgcgtacGCACATTTACAGCTTTGTCCGTACGCAATGTTTTAGTATGAATTCAACGCAAGTctttgtacatgaggcccctgggCTTTTAGAtggtttgatttttatttgtgcgcatcagtcgtccgtgaggggctgatgtgctgttttgtgtttattttgtgatttattaaagtttcaattgattgtgcgccggttcccgcctccttcttcccgatgattacggaGTTTATATTATTACACTCTTACTTACTCTTACTTTTTACTCTTAGATTGTAATGTTAAGGAACCCAATCTAGCTTTGATCTTCCTGTCGTGTATTTTGCCCACAATTAGAATTTGAAGACTTATCTTAGTCTTCATATATCCAGAAAATACATGTGCTTATAATATATGGACTTACAGGTAACATATAACATCTATCTACATCTTGATATATGgcaatgtaatttattacattcCTATGGGATCTTTCGGCACAGACTTTGGTTTATACGCAATCAGtgttatttatctatctatcaatgCTGTTAGTGAAGTCAGTCATCACTAGTACTACCTCCTCTATCACTGAGTGTTAAACTGAGTGTGTCATCATGCAGTGTTTGTGCTCCAGTCATAAATGATTCTTCAAACAGTTCCTGATGCATGATtaaaaccacctagcaaccatatagcaatgccttagcaaccattcagaacacTTATAGCAAACCTTTTTGTCAGCTGCATGACTTTGATCTCAGAGAAGCATTTGACGGTGAGGAGACTGTAGACGGAGACCGCTGGATCAATACTTTAAGTTCTTCACTTTCACACTGGATACTATGTGCTCTCTCCCTCTTGAAATTATGCAGAATTATGGATATTTTTTGACTGTTCACATGCATACCTATGCTGTGATGTTCTCCATCTCATTTCCATGCAGCTCTAGACAAACACTCACACGTGTCACACACAGTGTCGGTGTGAATAAACCGCACATCTTCTCCAAACACTGCGTTCTGTGCCATCTGTTCACCAGTGTAAATCACACTGTGTTGATGTGAGCCTCTTCCGAACCAGAGCCAAATGTGTGTCCTCCACCACTAAATCACACAGAGAAATGCATGGCTTTTTATGATATCAATGCAAAAATATGCTCATATGCAGAATCCAGTGAACTTACGGCCACTGACTCACAATGAGTTCATTCAAAGACTGAataaagcacaaacacacaatcaaGATTTAATGGTAAATGGATGGGACACATAGGACTACACATAATTATCTCAACATTAGTTTTCTTCTTAAAAGAACAGTCATCATCATGTTGTTTCAATCCAGCATACATTTTTGTGGAATACAAGAGAATAAATTTCCTTTTTACTGATCAAACTGACTGAAAATCTTCCTGAAAAccctgatttctgaaggatcaagtgacattgaagactggagtaatgatgctgaaaattcaattttaatcccaggaattaattacattttattaaactgcaatatttttcataattttactgttttactgtattcttcatcaaataaatgcagccttggtagtGTATATGTTTGAGAAGCTTGTTTTATCAGGCACTAACACATTTCCCTGTGATATGTTAGGTGCTATGTTATGCTCTGTTTTGTATTGTGTATTGCACACTGTACTATTAATACACATTTTCATGAAAATGGGCTTGATATTTGGGGAATGTGCAGCACAGACCCTGAACAGACCCTGAACAGACTGCTGCAGATGTTTAATCTGATCCAAACCCTCCAAAGCCTTTCAGATTAACACTCTCCACAATCTCACAACAGACCGTTTCCTTTGACTTCCTGAGCTGGAATATAAAGACAGGATAATATTATGATTTCATTTGCAAACATTAAATTGACTTTACTTATTGATGGtgatgtttttaataattgtgcGGGTTTTGGGGGATTTTCTGTTACCTGTTTAATGTGTTCTCCACAGAGGCAACACAATTCAAAACACTCTGTACAAcctgtgtgtgttaatgtgtttgaatagtaaaacaaaatgttccagtttttttttcttcatatcctGTGGATGTGTGGCTTTTCCTCCAGAATATATTAAGCACTCCCTTCATATCACACTTGGCAAGTGCTTTAATTAAACTTCTTGTAATTAAAGTTCCCTTTGTTCTGATTAGTCTCTGGTAATTGATTCAATTTGTCTTTCATCACGTATTGGACCTCTACTTAGTTAATGAAATAACTGATCAACCTTCAGTGTATTTTGGGTTTGGGAAAGGAATTTTGACATCTAACCACTTTCTTCTTGTGGCTGGCAATTGAAGGATTTTAAATGTGGGTATTATTAAAATATCCTGAATTCATGATAGAAATTCACCACAAATTTATAGGATTTTTCTATTGTTGTAGCTAGATTGTTTATCTTAAAATATTGTTGTAGCTTAAAAAATGCTTGTTCATCTTAAAATGAAGCTTTtacaattaataacatttaataacataAGATTCCACAGGAATTTTAAATGAAGTGCTTTGAAACTTTTCAGTGAAACTTAAAGTGTAATAGTGCATGAGCTCAAACTGACAgcaggagaaacagatgatcTGACCTTGAATTTAATGCAAAGCCAGATTGTGGTAGGAATAGATCTCCATCTAGTGGACATCAACTAAACTGAACCTCAAGAAACAACAAGTGCTGCTTTTAAActaatatacatttctatatataCTCTACACAGTGGTTGGACAAAATCATGTGAATACTATTTTTATAGGGGTTAATGTCACCTGTGTAGGTGAAAAAATTAATTTATCTTTAAATTTTCTATAGTTTGTACATCTGTGTTGTGTTCAGCAGTGCTTAGTACAAGTACCTGATGAAATTAGTGACATCTATAACCTAAACAGCCCAGTGTATCTGTGTTTTAAGAGCAACAGACTGTATGATTATGACTGTTAACACAAAGTAAGTCTTCATCAGTGAAGAAGTATAGTGACCAAAAACTGAAAGTTAATGATAGGGTGTCAAACATGAAAAAGGATTGTGTCCAAATAACACAGAACTGCTCAAATAAACTTCAATATTCAAATTTAACACCTTGTTTCCCTAaaatataatactaatattaattcattacatttatatagcacttttctaggcactcaaagcactttacatagtcagggggtatctcctcatccaccaccagtgtgcagcatccatgCGACGGCAGCCAAATTGCGtcagaatgcccaccacacaccagcttactgatggagagtagacggagtgatgaaggcaatcagcggatatggggattgttaggaggccatgatggtcggaggccaattggcgaattttttttaatgatcacaggaccagtcaggacctcggttt of the Carassius gibelio isolate Cgi1373 ecotype wild population from Czech Republic chromosome A5, carGib1.2-hapl.c, whole genome shotgun sequence genome contains:
- the LOC127992490 gene encoding nuclear apoptosis-inducing factor 1-like, producing the protein MAKASGKKRNFTESELEVLLSEVETRKHILFGTLSSGINNKRKKYEWESLAEAVNAVGSESRTVNELKKKWSDIKVDVKRRTAAHRQSVGRTGSGKGVDELTPFEQRVASIMGDTLLSGVVSSAVGDSDLQDCDEDPYGATAETSTSQEGHSESAPPEQPAPTVPSVSSALPSADARPSGRVLTHAVLESQQQIIMAIGEINSHLKNITDALTDISHSLKELVKK